Proteins from a single region of Methanotorris igneus Kol 5:
- a CDS encoding IS200/IS605 family accessory protein TnpB-related protein — MQNKNKLPSEIVLTYKIKHNYDLKNLLDGFMSTSQKAVDIIWENINWKEKQVKHRFKSKNKYKYYTTTRLIPEIPKDKDFKRELRNYLLNGWNFASHYVDGAIKVAYSTIESWKSNYLDGKRKRNKPTFKRPFVRVKNTLIKYDKENGTIRITIKARREYLILDIKNEWFFEKIKGFDIGEIILKDSEALITFKKPLNIFDKKVVIGVDSNLKSLDLFHPEEGWIRIDLSELRRIKNVYDVIIDKLKSIYKKAPKRIGILLKKYYNRRKNRVEDFINKLTSQLSKLFPDAIFIFEDLDKLSMYKNSKFNRDLDRTSWREIAKRLKYKSIVFYVNPHYTSKTCPVCGSKMESQEGQVVKCEKCGVFNRQFVGSFNIFKRGVKLVKKLLGGVGVLPERSDGNLKTVRFLCPWLGWRSMIYSPMNPEES; from the coding sequence ATGCAAAATAAAAACAAACTTCCATCCGAAATCGTATTAACTTACAAGATTAAACATAATTACGATTTAAAAAACTTGTTAGATGGATTTATGAGTACCTCTCAGAAAGCAGTTGATATTATCTGGGAAAATATCAACTGGAAAGAAAAACAAGTTAAACATCGATTTAAATCTAAAAATAAATACAAATACTACACAACCACCCGATTAATCCCAGAAATTCCAAAAGATAAGGATTTCAAAAGAGAACTAAGAAATTATTTACTAAATGGATGGAATTTTGCTTCTCATTATGTTGATGGGGCTATTAAAGTGGCTTATTCAACAATAGAGAGTTGGAAATCGAATTATTTAGATGGTAAAAGAAAAAGAAATAAACCGACATTTAAAAGACCTTTTGTTAGAGTTAAAAATACCCTAATAAAATACGATAAAGAAAATGGAACGATAAGGATAACGATAAAAGCGAGGAGAGAGTATTTAATCTTAGATATTAAAAATGAATGGTTTTTCGAAAAAATTAAAGGTTTTGACATTGGAGAGATAATATTAAAAGACAGTGAAGCATTAATAACCTTTAAAAAACCTTTAAATATATTTGATAAAAAAGTCGTTATCGGTGTAGATAGCAATCTAAAATCCTTAGATTTATTCCATCCAGAAGAAGGGTGGATTAGAATTGATTTATCTGAACTGCGTAGAATAAAGAATGTTTATGATGTTATTATCGATAAGTTAAAGTCGATTTATAAAAAAGCCCCAAAAAGAATTGGTATCTTGCTAAAAAAGTATTATAATAGAAGAAAAAATCGAGTTGAAGATTTTATTAACAAATTAACCTCCCAATTGTCAAAGCTTTTCCCAGATGCAATTTTTATCTTTGAAGATTTGGATAAGCTCAGTATGTATAAAAATTCGAAGTTTAACAGAGATTTGGATAGAACGAGTTGGAGAGAGATTGCAAAAAGGCTAAAATATAAGAGTATTGTTTTTTACGTTAATCCTCACTATACTTCAAAAACCTGTCCCGTATGCGGGAGTAAAATGGAGTCCCAAGAGGGACAGGTTGTAAAATGTGAAAAATGTGGAGTTTTCAATAGGCAGTTCGTCGGCTCTTTTAATATCTTTAAAAGAGGAGTTAAATTAGTTAAAAAACTCTTAGGCGGAGTTGGGGTTCTCCCGGAGCGAAGCGACGGGAACTTAAAAACCGTTAGGTTTTTATGTCCGTGGCTGGGGTGGAGGTCGATGATTTACTCTCCAATGAACCCAGAGGAGAGTTGA
- a CDS encoding S26 family signal peptidase, protein MTSKGEIINKKDIIEWVVFLLVLFLVWSHVNVVVSNSMYPIMERGDLVVVENAHFEFDPNNLNVGDIVVYNAHWPLYQYNEVKGYISVDNKSFFVFEGDKTKPVIHRIIEKLNIDNKTYYVVKGDNNPTYDPELVSPSQIRQKVVTINGKPLVIPYIGYLSIWLKSHVYLVIILLIILYLYDHFRAKNEGEKE, encoded by the coding sequence ATAACATCAAAAGGTGAGATTATAAATAAAAAAGACATCATTGAGTGGGTAGTATTTTTACTCGTTCTTTTTTTAGTTTGGAGCCATGTAAATGTTGTTGTGTCTAATAGTATGTATCCAATTATGGAAAGAGGGGATTTGGTAGTTGTGGAGAATGCACATTTTGAATTTGACCCAAATAATTTAAATGTTGGAGATATTGTTGTTTATAATGCCCACTGGCCTCTATACCAATACAATGAAGTTAAAGGATATATAAGTGTGGATAATAAATCATTTTTTGTATTTGAGGGGGATAAAACAAAACCCGTCATTCATAGAATTATTGAAAAGTTGAATATTGATAATAAAACTTACTATGTTGTAAAGGGAGACAACAACCCAACTTACGACCCCGAATTAGTTTCTCCATCACAAATAAGGCAAAAAGTTGTAACAATTAATGGAAAACCTCTTGTTATACCATATATTGGCTACTTGTCAATATGGTTAAAGAGCCATGTTTATTTGGTGATAATATTACTAATAATACTGTATCTTTACGACCACTTCCGTGCAAAAAATGAAGGGGAGAAAGAATGA
- the tgtA gene encoding tRNA guanosine(15) transglycosylase TgtA yields the protein MFEIKDRDAMGRIGKLKINGHKIETPTIMPVVHPNPKKQVVPIELIKKLTDIIITNSYITYSTPKLREIAEEKGIHELVGFDKVVVTDSGSFQLSVYGDIDVEPLEIVEFQEKIGVDVGTILDIPTPPDVERERAEKELEETLRRAKASIELKKEKNFKLLLNGTIQGSTYLDLRRKSAEEMGKLDFDIYPIGAVVPLMEEYRYRDVAEIIINAKMCLPTNKPIHLFGCGHPMAFALAVALGCDLFDSAAYALYAKEGRYLTERGTLHLENLKDLDRFPCSCPVCSTYKPKEIYRMDKKQRTRLLAEHNLYVTFEEISRIKNAIKEGSLWELVEERCRCHPKLLDALRVVRKYMDFIERFDPVTKKSAFFYSGYESLFRPEVLRHKKRLSRLKFDKIYITTVSKRVEKPYSENLNLIHSDVDVLVIDDVFGLVPLYIDTFYPLAQSEVPDLFEFEKEYNKPFVKEFIEKYKDKILDITTYNYYINYYNSEANKNKINPDALRIKKMLQYQYGYDIIDDGLMKKITIKRSKTTGRIRYVMLDGKTLFSIRSYDNLLIPTEEGARLLHKKIPYPKYRVVVDREVEEFAREGKSVYAKFVVDCDEELRPYEEVLVVNEDDELLAFGTTLLNGKELMEFNYGIAVDVRKGIKKEG from the coding sequence ATGTTTGAGATAAAAGATAGAGATGCGATGGGAAGGATTGGAAAATTAAAAATAAATGGTCATAAAATAGAAACACCTACAATAATGCCTGTAGTTCATCCAAATCCAAAAAAGCAAGTTGTGCCAATTGAACTAATAAAAAAATTAACAGACATTATAATAACAAACTCATACATAACTTATTCAACACCAAAATTAAGAGAAATTGCAGAAGAAAAGGGAATCCATGAGTTAGTTGGATTTGATAAGGTTGTAGTCACAGATAGCGGTTCTTTTCAGTTGAGTGTTTATGGGGATATTGATGTTGAACCATTGGAGATAGTAGAGTTCCAAGAGAAAATAGGCGTTGACGTTGGAACTATATTGGATATCCCAACCCCACCTGATGTCGAAAGGGAGAGGGCAGAGAAAGAGTTAGAGGAAACATTAAGGAGGGCAAAAGCATCAATTGAATTAAAAAAAGAGAAAAACTTTAAGTTGTTGTTAAATGGAACTATTCAGGGCTCTACGTATTTAGATTTGAGGAGAAAAAGTGCGGAGGAAATGGGAAAATTAGATTTTGATATTTACCCAATAGGGGCTGTTGTCCCACTAATGGAGGAGTATAGGTATAGGGATGTTGCAGAGATTATAATCAATGCAAAAATGTGCCTTCCTACAAATAAGCCAATTCATTTATTTGGTTGTGGACACCCTATGGCATTTGCTTTGGCAGTTGCGTTAGGGTGTGATTTGTTTGATTCTGCTGCCTATGCATTGTATGCAAAGGAGGGGAGGTATTTAACTGAGAGAGGGACTTTGCATTTAGAAAATTTAAAGGATTTGGATAGATTCCCATGTTCATGCCCAGTTTGTTCCACCTACAAACCAAAAGAGATTTACAGAATGGATAAAAAGCAGAGAACAAGATTATTGGCAGAACATAACCTATATGTAACCTTTGAGGAAATAAGTAGGATAAAAAATGCTATAAAAGAGGGAAGTTTGTGGGAGTTGGTTGAGGAGAGGTGCAGATGTCATCCAAAGTTGTTAGATGCGTTGAGGGTTGTTAGGAAATACATGGATTTCATTGAAAGATTCGACCCTGTGACAAAAAAATCTGCCTTCTTCTACAGTGGGTATGAGAGTCTATTTAGGCCTGAGGTTTTGAGGCATAAAAAGAGGTTATCACGTCTAAAGTTTGACAAAATTTACATAACAACGGTATCGAAAAGAGTTGAAAAGCCATATAGTGAAAATTTAAATCTTATCCACTCTGATGTGGACGTTTTGGTTATTGATGATGTCTTTGGACTGGTGCCATTGTATATAGATACTTTCTACCCATTAGCACAAAGTGAAGTTCCAGACCTGTTTGAATTTGAGAAGGAGTATAATAAACCATTTGTAAAAGAATTTATTGAAAAATATAAGGATAAAATTTTGGATATTACCACATACAACTACTACATCAACTACTACAACTCAGAGGCAAATAAAAATAAGATAAATCCTGATGCACTTAGGATTAAGAAAATGCTTCAATACCAATACGGATATGACATTATTGATGATGGGTTGATGAAAAAAATAACAATAAAGAGGAGCAAGACCACTGGAAGGATTAGATATGTGATGTTAGATGGCAAAACATTGTTCTCAATTAGGTCTTATGACAATCTTTTGATCCCAACAGAGGAAGGGGCAAGATTATTACATAAAAAGATACCATATCCAAAATATAGGGTTGTTGTAGATAGAGAGGTTGAAGAATTTGCAAGGGAAGGAAAGTCCGTCTATGCAAAGTTCGTTGTTGATTGTGATGAAGAGTTGAGGCCTTATGAGGAGGTTTTGGTGGTTAATGAGGATGATGAATTGTTGGCATTTGGAACAACATTATTAAATGGAAAGGAACTTATGGAATTTAATTATGGTATTGCTGTTGATGTAAGAAAAGGGATAAAAAAGGAGGGATAG
- a CDS encoding IS607 family transposase — MSLERLYTMKEACELLGVHIKTLQRWDREGKIKCVRTVGGKRRVPESEIKRILGIKDKEQRKIIGYARVSSNTQKDDLERQIDAIKSYAKDRGWNIEILKDVGSGLSEKRKNYRKLLKMVINREVEKVIIAYPDRLTRFGFETLKEFFKSYGTEVIVINKKCKAPQEELVEDLITVISHFAGKLYGRRSHKYKKLIKTVKEIVGENNAK; from the coding sequence ATGAGTTTAGAAAGACTATATACGATGAAGGAAGCTTGTGAATTGTTGGGAGTTCATATAAAAACACTGCAAAGATGGGATAGAGAGGGAAAGATAAAGTGTGTTAGAACTGTGGGGGGAAAGAGGAGGGTTCCAGAGAGTGAAATAAAACGAATATTAGGAATTAAAGATAAAGAACAAAGAAAAATTATCGGCTATGCAAGGGTTTCATCTAACACACAAAAAGACGATTTAGAAAGGCAAATAGACGCGATAAAATCATACGCAAAAGATAGGGGCTGGAATATAGAGATATTAAAAGATGTTGGTAGTGGATTAAGCGAAAAAAGAAAAAACTACAGAAAACTTTTAAAAATGGTTATAAACCGGGAGGTTGAGAAAGTAATAATTGCCTATCCAGATAGATTGACAAGATTTGGCTTTGAAACATTAAAAGAATTCTTTAAATCTTACGGAACGGAGGTAATCGTTATTAATAAGAAATGTAAGGCTCCACAAGAAGAGTTAGTAGAAGATTTAATAACCGTTATTTCCCATTTCGCAGGAAAATTATACGGAAGGCGTTCTCACAAATATAAAAAACTTATAAAGACAGTTAAAGAAATTGTGGGCGAGAATAATGCAAAATAA
- a CDS encoding DUF531 domain-containing protein, with the protein MQKKSLKRMTLILYNSYDKNRWHEAHKRAIARAAPICYAFDCNLAIMEFPCKKEDILSIETTIGNSGEYLHKLIEKNRFLIIDKYLPQLGIPIVATSKPDKKKAITPMDVVNLLTKKPCGILVGLGRHGLPKDIVKMGEYHLDITGKGVSLETCTAIATIPAVISTYINAKFGYQQQ; encoded by the coding sequence ATGCAAAAGAAGAGTTTAAAACGAATGACTCTGATATTGTATAATTCCTATGACAAAAATAGGTGGCATGAAGCACATAAGAGAGCAATTGCAAGGGCTGCCCCCATCTGTTATGCATTTGATTGTAATCTTGCGATTATGGAGTTCCCATGTAAAAAAGAAGATATTTTATCAATAGAAACAACAATTGGAAATTCTGGGGAATACTTGCATAAGTTAATTGAAAAAAATAGGTTTTTGATTATTGATAAATATCTACCTCAGTTGGGCATACCAATAGTAGCAACATCAAAACCAGACAAAAAGAAGGCAATAACACCAATGGATGTTGTTAATTTGCTAACAAAAAAGCCATGTGGCATTTTAGTGGGGCTTGGAAGACATGGATTACCAAAAGATATTGTAAAGATGGGGGAGTATCACTTAGACATTACTGGAAAAGGAGTTTCCCTTGAAACTTGCACTGCAATAGCGACCATTCCAGCAGTAATCTCAACTTATATAAATGCCAAATTTGGCTATCAACAACAATAA
- a CDS encoding AAA family ATPase: MNELKLNNITLMDALKSYSEIFGVNLYDEKIILLLDEIQYEKQWDLILKNLYDTTNIFVIATGSSAVKLKESPDLARKTLHKPIYPMTFREYIYLTHNIKIESIFEEVILNGKLDNFKKLYARVYSQITEDEVKKYLRIGSLPLHWKGMNWMFMKKYI; the protein is encoded by the coding sequence ATGAATGAGTTAAAACTTAACAACATTACATTAATGGATGCATTAAAATCATACTCAGAAATTTTTGGAGTTAATCTATACGATGAAAAAATAATCTTACTACTTGATGAGATCCAATATGAAAAACAGTGGGATTTGATTTTAAAAAATCTTTATGACACTACTAACATATTTGTAATAGCTACTGGTTCCTCAGCAGTAAAATTAAAAGAAAGTCCTGATTTAGCAAGGAAAACTTTGCATAAACCAATTTACCCAATGACATTTAGGGAATATATCTATCTAACACATAATATAAAAATTGAAAGCATATTTGAAGAAGTAATTTTAAATGGTAAGTTAGATAATTTTAAAAAACTATATGCTCGAGTTTATTCCCAAATTACAGAAGATGAGGTTAAGAAATATTTAAGAATTGGGTCTTTGCCTTTGCATTGGAAGGGGATGAATTGGATGTTTATGAAAAAATATATTTAG
- the ahaH gene encoding ATP synthase archaeal subunit H — protein MIAVDAIKQIKQVEEDAIKEIEDAKKRAEEIKLEAIEKGKELIKKAEEEAQAKVEELIKNAEEDAKKEAEEIISKAKADIKDIVSVAKVKVLSLKLEEIIEF, from the coding sequence GTGATTGCCGTAGATGCTATTAAACAAATAAAGCAGGTAGAAGAAGACGCAATAAAAGAGATAGAGGATGCTAAAAAGAGAGCAGAAGAGATAAAATTAGAAGCGATAGAAAAAGGTAAAGAGTTAATTAAGAAAGCAGAAGAAGAAGCTCAAGCAAAAGTTGAAGAACTCATCAAAAATGCAGAAGAAGATGCTAAAAAAGAAGCAGAAGAAATCATTTCAAAAGCTAAGGCAGATATTAAAGATATAGTTTCAGTTGCAAAGGTTAAGGTATTATCCCTCAAATTAGAAGAAATCATTGAATTTTAA
- a CDS encoding cation transporter dimerization domain-containing protein produces MKTDILMLMDFCDEEVAEEIRKTVLNVRGVEGVHQLKARKAGPFMFCEMHIEVDENLSFKEAHKISDDVESKIKENIKNVDSITIHIDPIKKKKLRIAIPIESIDKDKFKSKINKKFAFSPYFMFVDISDGKIVGSFIKENPAKDLERKKGIETANFLIDNDVDVVIVKDIGMGSYNALRNKYARVVKTDKNTVEEAINEFLECSKNSNGANW; encoded by the coding sequence ATGAAGACGGATATTTTAATGTTGATGGATTTTTGTGATGAGGAGGTCGCAGAGGAGATTAGAAAGACAGTGTTGAACGTTAGAGGTGTTGAAGGTGTGCATCAACTAAAAGCAAGGAAAGCTGGGCCATTTATGTTTTGTGAAATGCATATTGAAGTTGATGAAAACTTATCATTTAAAGAAGCCCACAAAATTTCTGATGACGTTGAAAGTAAAATAAAAGAAAACATTAAAAATGTGGACTCAATAACCATCCATATCGACCCAATTAAAAAGAAAAAACTTAGAATTGCTATTCCAATAGAAAGTATAGATAAGGATAAATTTAAATCAAAAATAAACAAGAAATTTGCGTTTTCTCCTTATTTTATGTTTGTTGATATATCTGATGGAAAAATAGTGGGTTCATTTATAAAAGAAAATCCTGCCAAGGATTTGGAAAGGAAAAAGGGCATTGAAACAGCCAACTTTTTAATAGACAATGATGTTGATGTTGTGATTGTGAAAGATATTGGGATGGGATCTTACAACGCATTGAGAAATAAATATGCGAGGGTAGTGAAAACAGATAAAAACACCGTAGAAGAAGCGATTAACGAATTCTTAGAGTGTTCAAAAAACAGTAATGGAGCAAATTGGTAA
- a CDS encoding transposase has protein sequence MRKFYLKRKGRGTYKSERPPIITLYNRTDKRVLTSVETNLSKTKIWKMISEVNSDDLIVNTDEYTIYENLESHPKVFKHLTVNHASKEYSNGISHVNNCECFHSIIKPHLRKHRGISRRNLHLYVSFYTFIYNYKSNWFSKLLSLILCNDT, from the coding sequence TTGCGAAAGTTCTATCTAAAAAGAAAAGGCAGAGGTACGTATAAAAGTGAAAGGCCTCCAATAATAACCCTATATAATCGAACGGACAAAAGAGTACTTACCTCCGTTGAAACGAATTTAAGCAAGACCAAAATTTGGAAAATGATTAGCGAGGTTAATTCAGACGATTTAATTGTTAATACAGACGAATATACCATTTACGAAAATTTAGAATCTCATCCAAAAGTATTTAAACATTTGACAGTTAATCATGCATCGAAAGAATACTCTAACGGCATCTCCCACGTTAATAACTGCGAATGCTTCCATTCGATAATCAAACCCCATTTAAGAAAACATCGAGGCATTAGTCGAAGAAATCTCCACTTATATGTAAGCTTCTATACATTTATCTATAACTATAAATCGAACTGGTTCTCTAAATTACTATCGCTTATATTATGTAATGATACTTGA
- a CDS encoding MJ0936 family phosphodiesterase: MKIGIMSDTHDYLPNIRKAIEIFNDEGVDLVIHCGDFVSLFVIKEFKNLKAKVIATYGNNDGERCKLKEWLKDVNEENIIDDYVSFEVDGLKFFVMHGTNKEVLDAIIASKKYDVVIYGHTHERVFNEKDGVLIINPGECCGYLTGKATIGIFDTKTKEYEEIEL, from the coding sequence ATGAAGATTGGTATTATGTCAGATACACACGACTATCTACCAAACATAAGAAAGGCAATAGAAATTTTTAATGATGAGGGTGTGGATTTAGTCATTCATTGTGGGGATTTTGTCTCATTGTTTGTTATAAAGGAATTTAAAAACTTGAAGGCAAAGGTTATAGCAACTTATGGAAACAACGATGGGGAGAGATGTAAATTAAAAGAATGGTTAAAAGATGTTAATGAAGAAAATATTATTGATGACTATGTTTCCTTTGAAGTTGATGGATTAAAGTTCTTTGTTATGCATGGAACAAACAAAGAAGTTTTGGATGCAATTATTGCCTCAAAGAAGTATGATGTTGTCATATATGGGCACACTCATGAGAGGGTATTTAATGAAAAAGATGGGGTCTTAATAATAAATCCTGGGGAATGTTGTGGTTATTTAACTGGAAAAGCAACCATTGGAATTTTTGACACAAAAACAAAAGAATATGAAGAAATTGAACTGTAA
- a CDS encoding transposase: protein MSVEVYKLFIPKDEECIEVIRRVRWGNGYICPYCGSKDVVLKGKERRKPYIQRYRCNSCKRHFNDLTGTIFAKKRITLGEMFYIAKNLGNSSINQMSKELGRDYRTVHSFAKEIMELSEKDNLLKKLLEKNWR, encoded by the coding sequence ATGAGCGTCGAGGTATATAAATTATTCATACCAAAGGATGAAGAATGTATTGAAGTTATAAGAAGGGTTCGATGGGGTAATGGATATATTTGTCCATACTGTGGTTCGAAAGATGTTGTTTTAAAAGGTAAAGAAAGACGCAAACCCTACATCCAAAGATACAGATGTAACTCGTGTAAAAGACACTTCAACGATTTAACTGGAACGATATTTGCTAAAAAACGAATAACTTTGGGAGAAATGTTTTATATAGCCAAAAATTTAGGAAACTCCTCAATCAATCAAATGTCTAAGGAATTGGGAAGAGATTATAGAACAGTTCATTCGTTTGCAAAAGAAATTATGGAGTTATCTGAAAAGGACAATCTTTTAAAAAAATTACTGGAAAAGAATTGGAGATAG
- a CDS encoding IS701 family transposase, with the protein MLKKMGSIVYMLFILLSEVNSCVELSKTLRIFGINISHDTINRILWDEGISPQERLFSYVRDFIIPDYNIIVIDDFVIDKIYSKSTEFTYYCWSNLHKRVVKGIHIVDCIVTNGKNIIPIDFRVYDKQRDGKTKNDLCREIISSLVEKGLNIRYICFDSWYSSKENLKLIDKFGLFYLCRIKRNRKIKLSKNGEWISIKELGEIPKSGLIVYLRKVGYVKLFCLSKNGKAVYYITNNLFMDFEEFQEVRNASWRIEEFHRGVKQCCNIGNFFVRKRLPVLGHISLAMRAFFILERIRIDKKITWYEFRRELNRIAVGNAIISLCKEAGLLLI; encoded by the coding sequence ATGCTAAAAAAGATGGGGTCTATCGTTTACATGCTTTTTATATTACTTTCAGAGGTTAATTCGTGTGTAGAGCTATCAAAAACGTTGCGTATTTTCGGAATAAACATATCCCACGATACTATAAATCGAATTCTTTGGGATGAAGGAATTTCTCCTCAAGAGAGACTATTTAGCTATGTTAGAGATTTTATCATTCCCGACTATAACATTATCGTTATAGACGACTTTGTTATAGACAAAATTTACTCCAAATCAACAGAGTTTACCTATTATTGTTGGAGTAACCTACACAAACGAGTAGTTAAAGGCATACATATCGTTGATTGCATTGTTACAAATGGAAAAAACATCATTCCAATCGATTTTAGAGTCTATGATAAACAAAGAGATGGAAAGACAAAGAACGATTTATGCAGAGAAATAATATCATCTTTGGTGGAGAAAGGCTTAAATATTCGATATATCTGCTTTGATAGTTGGTATTCAAGCAAAGAAAACTTAAAACTCATAGATAAGTTCGGTTTATTTTACCTCTGCAGGATTAAAAGAAATAGGAAGATAAAACTCTCCAAAAACGGAGAGTGGATTTCGATTAAAGAACTTGGAGAAATTCCTAAGAGCGGCTTAATCGTTTATCTAAGGAAAGTGGGCTATGTCAAACTCTTCTGCCTTTCCAAAAACGGAAAGGCAGTATATTATATAACGAATAACCTATTTATGGATTTCGAAGAATTCCAAGAGGTCAGAAACGCCTCTTGGAGAATCGAAGAATTCCACAGAGGGGTTAAACAGTGCTGCAATATCGGAAATTTCTTCGTTAGAAAGAGACTTCCAGTATTAGGACACATCTCGTTAGCCATGAGAGCTTTTTTTATTTTAGAGAGGATTAGAATTGATAAAAAGATTACTTGGTATGAGTTTAGAAGAGAACTAAACCGAATAGCCGTTGGGAATGCTATAATCTCTTTATGTAAAGAAGCTGGTTTATTGTTAATCTAA
- a CDS encoding ATP-binding protein, with translation MKFFNREKETHRILSIIKGEPRLIHFIYGPLNSGKSTLMREILANRLDKSKYIPFFIDFRTRNILNVDNFIECLFEVDEKSKIDNFREYAKSLADLLVKSSEEVSSYYLGMPIKIPKPFFEKIFNKKDKSGDVYQYVEYLFAKLNEKGKTPILIFDELQMIRKVTLNGNRLLLWSLFQFLVSLTKVQHLCHVFCLSSDSLFIEYVYNIGELENRADYILVDDFDKQTAIKFIDFLAKEYNINLSNKDKELIYSYVGGKPILIEVVIDRLRYEKLGEILNSMLRDEIQKLKYFLEDVKEEDEEFYKKIVDALRIFKEDYEVEDMEIPKKIREFLIKKNILFLNPQKGTLKPQSYLVWKSIKRVL, from the coding sequence ATGAAGTTTTTTAATAGGGAAAAGGAAACTCACAGAATTTTATCAATTATAAAAGGGGAACCAAGATTAATACACTTTATTTATGGCCCACTAAATTCTGGAAAATCAACTTTAATGAGAGAAATTCTTGCCAATAGGTTAGATAAATCAAAATATATACCATTCTTTATTGATTTCAGGACAAGAAATATTCTAAACGTTGATAACTTCATCGAATGTCTTTTTGAAGTGGACGAAAAATCGAAAATAGATAATTTTAGAGAGTATGCTAAATCATTAGCTGACTTGTTAGTTAAGAGTTCTGAAGAAGTATCTTCTTATTACTTGGGAATGCCAATAAAAATTCCAAAACCGTTTTTTGAAAAAATTTTTAATAAAAAGGATAAATCAGGGGATGTTTATCAATATGTTGAATATTTGTTTGCTAAATTAAATGAAAAAGGAAAAACTCCTATACTAATATTTGATGAATTACAAATGATTAGAAAAGTAACATTAAATGGGAACAGGTTATTATTGTGGAGTTTATTCCAATTTTTAGTATCTTTAACTAAAGTCCAACATCTCTGCCATGTTTTCTGCTTAAGTTCGGATAGTTTGTTTATTGAGTATGTTTATAATATTGGAGAGTTGGAAAATAGAGCCGATTACATCTTAGTAGATGATTTTGATAAACAAACAGCAATAAAATTTATTGATTTTTTAGCAAAGGAGTATAATATTAACCTGTCTAATAAGGATAAAGAATTAATCTACTCCTATGTTGGTGGTAAGCCAATTTTAATAGAGGTCGTTATTGATAGGTTAAGATATGAAAAATTAGGTGAAATTTTAAATTCAATGCTTAGAGATGAAATACAAAAACTAAAATACTTCTTGGAGGACGTTAAAGAGGAAGATGAAGAGTTTTATAAGAAAATAGTTGATGCATTAAGGATATTTAAAGAAGATTATGAAGTTGAAGATATGGAAATACCTAAAAAAATTAGAGAGTTTTTGATTAAAAAGAATATTTTATTCTTAAATCCACAAAAAGGAACTTTAAAACCACAATCATACTTAGTTTGGAAATCAATAAAAAGAGTTTTATAA